In the genome of Populus nigra chromosome 19, ddPopNigr1.1, whole genome shotgun sequence, the window ttaaataaaaatataaatattaaaataaagagtATAAAACTGTCTAAAATCATCACCCCGCTGGTCATCTATTGTTTTCCTAAAACGCGCGCATTTGGTGTTTCACCATCATCTctctaaaaaaagataaaaaagaaaactcttGGTTGGCCCAGGTAATCATTCCTGACTCAACTGAGCAATCAACGgcttaaaaaatcacaaatgggCCCATGAACGCACTAATCCAACCGTCCATGATTGAAATCAAAGGAGCGGGAACGGCATGAGGCACCGCCttgtccttttcatcttttacATTCCATCAGACACAGAGTGGGCCCCTCAATTAGCTGGACGATAAAGCCAAACTTGCCTACCCTTCTCCATTTTCCCCTCTCTTTCACTTCCTCCCTAACATCTTCAACAACAATCTTTAGTTTGTTTTTACTCTTCCTCACCAATCACTCAcactttaaaagttaaaaataaataaaacctgcCGAAATTCATCAAAATCTGGTGAGGCTTTTACTATGGCAGTTAGATTTGATTGATGAcgaacattttttattatttttttcttacttctttttttGCCTTTGGATGGCAGAAAATCAGAGAAGAGAATGAGCAGCAATGTCAAAGCAGGTTGACTCTGTATTCGATGGCGCAGGAGCCAAACCGTATCCTTATTTGTGCATGTTTTCGTACTGGATTTTGTCTCTGAAATAGGCGCGGTTAATTAATGTAATGTTTTTTGAGGTTATtaattgcttcttcttcttccttaacgGCACCCGTCCTGTGTTTAGTGGCTTGGAAATATGGTGTGTGGAGAAGCAGCTCCGGTTGGTTCCAGTCCCAAAATCTCTGCATGGCAAGTTTTATTCTGGGAATTCGTATGTAGTTTTGAGTGTAAGTTGTTGCTTCTCACATTTCACTGTTAATATagaaattcctttttttttttggataatattgAGCTTCGTTTCTTGTTTGTGCTGTGCGACAGACGGTTTTGCCAAGAAGCGGCCCTCCTCAGCACGACATACATTACTGGTTGGGAAAAGATGCAAatgaggtatttttttttaatcttgccTTCTAATCTTAGTTACTTGGGATTTAGTCGACCTGCATTGATATGGGAACCACTAAATTTCGAATTGCCAGCTTAGATTATAAAGATCAAATGAATTATGTGAAATATATGCAACCGAATGAATGCATCAAAGAAAGCAATCAATTGAGCACAAGATCTTTAAACGAAGAAACTTTCCGAGTCAAAACATTTTGTTGACTCAATTTATTGTTGTTACCATACTGTGGCATTTGATCTAGGAGATTGATGAAAAATTGTTGAGTTAGTTGACTGCAGGCCTCGTCCATCTTAAATTATTCATAGACACTTGTCTTCCTATCTTCTCTGACTGTAATGGTTTGTAGAGCGCAAAATTTTACATTTGATAGCTTGCATTAGTACAAAATGTTCTAAGGTTGCTTAATGGTATTTGCAGGTGGAATCGACCCTAGCATCAGACAAAGCACTAGAATTAGATTCAGCTCTAGGGTCTTGTACTGTACAGTACAGGGAAGTTCAGGGCCAAGAAACAGAGAAGTTCTTGTCATACTTTAAGCCATGTGTTATACCCATTGAAGGAGTGTTTTCTTCAGATTCTGGACAGTTAAATGGTGAATCATACAAAATTAGCTTGTTAACATGCAAAGGGGAGCATGTTGTTTCTGTGAAAGAAGTAAGTCACGAACAACTCTATAAACTTCTGTGGAAACTGAATTAGCCATCTATGACTTGAGAGATGCTGAAGATTTGTCACTCATTTACTGTTAAAACCCTCAGTTATTTCAGATAGGTGCATATAGCTATTTTTGATGCCATTGCATGGATTCTTCTAGATGGAGCCTGAAATTAATACTTATAAAAGTGTAGCTAACATAATTTTAGTCAGCATTTGTTTACACACTTCTTTCTTTGTTGGTTAATTTAGACCAACTTTTACAAGCAGAATGATtattgatattgatttttttttaagatttatttatcaataaatatgCACCTGCATATGTCCTAGTCCTGTTTGGATTTTGGTGAATATGGTTTTAAAGGTGAGCATTCTGAGCAGGTGCCTTTTTCTCGGTCATCCTTGAACCACAATGATGTATTCATACTTGACACTGCATCCAAAATTTTCCTCTTTAGTGGGTGCAACTCTAGCACTCAAGAAAGGGCTAAAGCTTTGGAGGTTGTTCAGTATATCAAGGAGAACAAGCATGGTGGAACCTGTGAAGTGGCCACTGTAGGTCAGACtccttccccccccccccccctctttctctctaaagaaaaaaagaatctgCGATTAATTATTCTGGTGCTGCAGAGGATGGGAAACTTGTTGGCGATCCTGAAGTTGGTGAGTTCTGGAGTTTTTTTGGAGGATATGCTCCTATTCCTAGGGATTCACCTTGTGTTGAGAAACAATCTGATTCTCCATTCTCACAATTGTTCTGGTGAGTTTTTTCTTCATCTACAGGCATTCCCTGCTGTTTTGGACACATGGTCACTCCTGCATATTGCCAAGTCCAAGGTTGCCATTCAAAAGCTCGGCTAGTTTGCCTAGGATTAGGATTGGTAACATTCAACTACTGAAGTCATCTTGTTTTTGGCCACCAAAAGGATACTGTATTGTGTTCGtacaaatacaaataattatgtttttcccttaGCCTGCCTAATTTCATAGACGATTCactttttttggattttggatGTAGTTGTGTGTGCATGTCTACCAGTATGTGCCTGCATGCTTTGTATGTGGTTACTGTTTCCCTAAAATTTTCCTTTCATTGAAATAACACCTCTTGcttctttttctgaaaatacTTAAGATTCCTTATTAACAGGATAACAGCACAGGCTAAGCTGTGTCCTTGTGAAGGTAGTTCGTTGAACAAAGAAATGCTAGAGACAAACAAGTGCTATATGCTTGACTGTGGTGCTGAGATTTTTGTATGGATGGGAAGAAATACCTCAATTACAGAAAGGAAGAAATCAATTTCAGTTACCGAGGTAAAAAAATGACCACCCTTTCAAAGTTTCTTCTTGTGCTAGCCCATAGGGATTCTTACGAGCATTATTCTTACCTTTTTTACTGGCTACTCCTTTGCAGGATCTACTGAGAAATCAGGGAAGGTCAATGACAACCCATTTAACTTTTCTAACTGAAGGATTAGAGACTTCCATATTTAGGTCGTATTTTAAGAATTGGCCTCAAGTGGTGGAGCCAAAGTTGTATGAAGAAGGTCGTGGAAAAGTAGCAGGTTTGTTACCTGTGCAGATAAATTATAGGAAAGATTAGAAAGGGCGATAGCAGAATGGGTGGTTTTACTAATTTAGTTGCTTTAATGCTAACTATTTagttcaccttttttttttccagcaatatTTAAGCAACAGGGCTATGATGTGAAGGAACTGCCTGATGAAGAAGACTGCCAGCCATATATAAATTGCCGAGGAAAACTGAAGGTagtttgtcaattttttttttcgagtttTGATCACAGCCAAATATTATCCTAGGTTCCTGTTTGATGCAATGTTAATAATTCAGGTTTGGCGGATAAATGGTGAACAGCCGACCCTTATTCCTGATCCAGAGCAGACAAAGCTCTTCAGTGGAGATTGCTACATTGTTCAGTATACATATCCTGGCAATGGGAGGGATGAACATTTGTTTTATGCATGGCTTGGTCGTGACAGTGTTCCGGTAAGTGTAGAAAATTATGATAGACTTCAAAGACAGGGATCAACCATAGGAATAATATTTTGACTGGTATCTGCACATGTTACCAAAACTGCTCACCCATGATAGTGGAACTTGGGGCAAGATTTAGGTGGAAATTCTTTTGTTCTTATAAGATCATGTATGATTTACtatatatttgtatattttgaaataaaaaagcttttatattttcttcactGGGAATTCTAAAAGTTTTGACTGGAGGGTTGTGAGGTCTTAAGGTAGAGGGGAAAAAGATGAGAGGAAAAGAAtcagtgtttttgtttttcatttgaaataatctttcttcaaattaaaattaaaaaaaaaggaaaatgaaaactgtagttttcTTTTCATTGCACATTGTTTCCACTTGAGTTACAAACAAGTCATATTTGCCTGGAAACGCAAAAACATTCGGTATTGGAATTTTATGCTTGCTGTCCTTCTGAAACTGTTAatggttttcctttttctttgaacttcctaatttaatgttataaaatcaatataaagtGAAAAGACCCCCTTAAAAACTTATAATCATGGTGTCTATCTGATGCGCTAACAATCCTTTACTTCTTGCAGGATGATAGAGCAGATGCTATCTCCCACATGAATGCGATAGCAGACTCAAGCAAAAGGGATCCAGTCttggtttgttcttttttctcacATTTATATGCATTATATTGGAAACCTTCCATCCAGTTATTCAAGAAACTGATTTACTACTGACTGAACTAATATTCTGTATTTAGGTTCAAGTTATTCAAGACAAGGAACCACttctatttttctcaatttttcagACAGTAATTATATTCAAGGTCTGTACTTAGTAAACTTTTatgctctttctttttattttccttttctctcatTTGTATTTTGCCCTTCATTTCCCAAGTTAATGTCCTGTTAAACATGCccagtgccttttttttttcttaccttttttGTCATTTCCTTCAGGGAGGTTTAAGTAAACGGTACAAGAACTTGATTGCGGAGAAAGGAATTTTGGATGAAACTTATGATGAACAAAAGACTGCACTTTTTCGAGTTCAAGGGATCAGTCCAGAGAACATGCAAGCCATCCAAGTTGACCAGGTAAGTTAGCACAGTAGAATCCACACAATTATTGTCACTCTTGCTCTCTTAGAGTTGTCTTGCAGGACATTCTTTTGCACAATAATAATCCTTGTGATTGTAATGCTACAAAATCACTGTGTAAATGCAAGTGTCAACTTTTGACACCAAAACCATGTAATTGACTCCATCacaccaataatatttttaacacagATATGAACAGTTGTGTGCCTATATTGATCATGCCATAAATCTTTTCAATACACAAAAGTATGCTCTGTTTTAATTCCATGGTTTTAATTCCATTATGTGGTCTGTAGGATGGAATCAATGAATAACATAATATGCCAAAACAGAGTGTTTGTATTTGCTTCTAAAATGCTGTTGCAATTTGATCGGTAATTGATTATGAGCTGTGCAACTCATGCAGGTTTCAAATTCCTTGAACTCCTCGTATTGTTACATCTTGCAAACTGGAACATCCATCTTCACATGGATAGGGAATCTCTCTTCTACTGTAGACCATGCTCTTCTTGACAGAATGCTGGAATTGATTAATGTATGTACTCTGTTGAGCCATCACTAGGTGGCCATATGTTAATGGTTATATGCTTATGCTCTGGGTTTATCGACTCTGCATTGCATTTGGTTTAGCTTTTAGGAGGGATGAGTGGGAAAATTTGATGTTAATTTCTAAACGGTTTTAGATTTTACAGTAAGTTCTTTGATTTCACGGTAAAAGTTagcatttataattaaatatattaggtTTTATTCCAAGGTTTAGTATGTTACAGTAAAAGCTGGACATTAAGTCAAGAGTAGCTTGCAAGCCTTGCATCCCAGCTAAAATGTCATGTTAGTGCTTGCTTCTCCTAAAAACACACATACATCAGAAgaaatttttacaaaatttcCCTTCTGTTACACTTGCTTTCCCTTCAATTTTTAAACCAAACACATTGTAAATCTTCTCTATCCCTCTCTTATTTTCCCTCTGATTGATGACTCAGCTCATAGTTATTTGAATTGAATTCTCTTCTTAACTTTCCAAAAGAGTAAagagaattatattttatctggTCATTTGCAGCCAACATGGCAACCTATATCAGTGCGGGAAGGGAGTGAACCTGATATTTTTTGGAATGCCCTTGGTGGAAAAACTGAGTATCCAAGGCAAAAGGAGTTAAAACAACATGTTGAAGATCCACATCTATTTACGCTTACATGCGCTGATGGTATGCAAAATACactttcaaatttcattcattCTAGAGATGATGTGCTCTGCCTTGGTTCTGAATTATTACAGGTGTTAATTGCTGTCAAATTTTTTCTGATGGTGGGTTTTGGATCTTATGCTGCTTGGTTGAATTTTGTTGCAGGCGATTTCAAGGTATAATTAAATGTGCACATATGCAATTAGAAGCTGGTGGATCtttatgatatattatataaGCTTCGTATACAATGATTTTGAATGCCTGATTCAAGCATTGTTGTTCATAAATTAGAAGCTTCGGATACAAATAGAAGTCACGTGGAGTCTGCCTTAGTAAATTCAAGTAGTTTGCAAATTCCCTCCACAAATTTTAAGTTCAAAGGCCAATAGCTGGGTCATGATTTTGGTACATTTTGGTGATTATAAACATGTCAACTACTTTAGCAAATTACTCCTGTGTGGTACATTTAGGAgatgattcttatttttatctgtCACTGCAAAAATGGTGTTAAGCACGTTCCCTTTATTTCAGGTGAAAGAGATATACAACTTTGCGCAGGATGATTTAACCACTGAAGATGTGTTAATACTCGACTGCCACGAGGAAATACATGTCTGGATTGGAAGCCATTCAAATGTCAAATCAAAGCAGCAAGCCATCCTGCTTGGCATGGTAACTTATTTGTTTTAACTTGTTTCAAGTTATTTTCTTGGACACAAGTATCTTTATTTAACAGTATGAGTTGCTCATTTTCTGAATCACTTTATGAAACATGGACCTTAACACTTCCATTCAACTATTTGAATGATGTGCGAGAAAATCTGATGGTTCATATGGCATGAATTGTTTTAAGGTTCCAGTTTTTGTTTAATGGTCTCATGTGTGATGGCTTTTTATATGCCACTTAAGTCCAATACATGACATTGTTCCAGTGCATTGATTAGCTAAGAATACACTTGAGGTTCTTCAGTTTTCACCTCTATCTGCATTTGTGTGTGTATTTCTTCTCATAGTTTCACTTGAAACTGGCAGAAATTCCTTCAGACAGACCCGCTGGTTGAGGGACTATCTTCCGAGACTCCTATTTATGTCATTACAGAGGGGCGGGAGCCACTTTTCTTCACTCGCTTCTTTGAGTGGGATTCATCAAAGGCAAATGTAAGTGGATCTAAATGTGGCATGTGTTGCAGATGACAACTGAATGCGTGGATAATTCCTGATGTTCTAGCAAATACAATTTTCCTAACATTAATGGTGTTATATGGGAAGTATCATAACTCGAAAATGGTAGTGGGAGATATAAATTGTCTTCTGCAGTTAAGGTGATGCATTTGTATATTGGGGGAGTGGTGGGGATTCAATAAATCACTGTCAAAACTGCAGCCAATAAATGTTCTCCATAAACAAAGAAACATGCACCCCTAGTTTCTTCCcagtctctttttttattactttatgACTAGACATGCTCACATTTTGAAGTACACGGTGAACTTCAAGGAAACTAGAAGATAGCGATGAAATTTCCTTGTGATGTATTCATAATGAACTTTAGTTAACTATTTTAACATGGTTGTGGACCTTGTAGATGCATGGAAACTCCTTTGAACGAAGGCTTGCTATTCTAAAAGGAAAGAAGCAAAATCTTGAAGTAAGTGGTATCTTACTTTGCAATACTTGTGTTGTGCATTTGGATGGGTGCATTTCCTGGCTCTGAAAGCTCTAGTAAAATGCTGAAGTAGCCAAAGAAAGTCACTGGCCCAAATATTCCTTTATCAGTAATGACCAATGAGCATTGCTCAATAATTTTTCAGTGGAATGTATAGCCTAAGAATTTCAATGTGGATTGATATGGCATGCATTTAACTGATTCTTGCTTCAGGCTCAATCCGGCCATACTGTATTATCCCAATGTAATCTCATTTCATCTCATGTGGGATGCGTTATTATTAGCTTGAGATGATGAAGGCAATGTTGATGATGTTGTGGAAAAAGATAGTGAAGTTTTTAACCTTGTATTTATAGATATCAGATTTGTTTTTGCACATTAGGTTCTGGACAACATTTGGCCTCTTTGTTTGTGATATAAGGTTGAATTTATTCATgcttcattttatttgttgtgcAGGTTCATACAAGTAAATCATGGAAAGCATCCTCCAAGGAGACAACTCCAGATGGTTTGAGGAGCAAGTCTGTTAGTTCAAATGGGAGAAATAGTACATCTCCAGTATCCAGTGCTTCAGTCACGCACTTTAATTCTTCAACCAACTACCAAATCTCCTCCCCAGCTCCAACAGCAAGAAAGCTCTTTCCTGGGTCCCCC includes:
- the LOC133680531 gene encoding villin-1 isoform X1, translating into MSKQVDSVFDGAGAKPGLEIWCVEKQLRLVPVPKSLHGKFYSGNSYVVLSTVLPRSGPPQHDIHYWLGKDANEVESTLASDKALELDSALGSCTVQYREVQGQETEKFLSYFKPCVIPIEGVFSSDSGQLNGESYKISLLTCKGEHVVSVKEVPFSRSSLNHNDVFILDTASKIFLFSGCNSSTQERAKALEVVQYIKENKHGGTCEVATVEDGKLVGDPEVGEFWSFFGGYAPIPRDSPCVEKQSDSPFSQLFWITAQAKLCPCEGSSLNKEMLETNKCYMLDCGAEIFVWMGRNTSITERKKSISVTEDLLRNQGRSMTTHLTFLTEGLETSIFRSYFKNWPQVVEPKLYEEGRGKVAAIFKQQGYDVKELPDEEDCQPYINCRGKLKVWRINGEQPTLIPDPEQTKLFSGDCYIVQYTYPGNGRDEHLFYAWLGRDSVPDDRADAISHMNAIADSSKRDPVLVQVIQDKEPLLFFSIFQTVIIFKGGLSKRYKNLIAEKGILDETYDEQKTALFRVQGISPENMQAIQVDQVSNSLNSSYCYILQTGTSIFTWIGNLSSTVDHALLDRMLELINPTWQPISVREGSEPDIFWNALGGKTEYPRQKELKQHVEDPHLFTLTCADGMQNTLSNFIHSRDDVLCLGSELLQVLIAVKFFLMVGFGSYAAWLNFVAGDFKVKEIYNFAQDDLTTEDVLILDCHEEIHVWIGSHSNVKSKQQAILLGMKFLQTDPLVEGLSSETPIYVITEGREPLFFTRFFEWDSSKANMHGNSFERRLAILKGKKQNLEVHTSKSWKASSKETTPDGLRSKSVSSNGRNSTSPVSSASVTHFNSSTNYQISSPAPTARKLFPGSPFHDSAGSPKAEAESPSQAAVLAQVDGNDASENSVIYPYERLKVNSSDPVTDIDVTKREGYLSDGEFQEKFGMRKKAFYELPKWRQNKLKISLHLF
- the LOC133680531 gene encoding villin-1 isoform X2, with amino-acid sequence MSKQVDSVFDGAGAKPGLEIWCVEKQLRLVPVPKSLHGKFYSGNSYVVLSTVLPRSGPPQHDIHYWLGKDANEVESTLASDKALELDSALGSCTVQYREVQGQETEKFLSYFKPCVIPIEGVFSSDSGQLNGESYKISLLTCKGEHVVSVKEVPFSRSSLNHNDVFILDTASKIFLFSGCNSSTQERAKALEVVQYIKENKHGGTCEVATVEDGKLVGDPEVGEFWSFFGGYAPIPRDSPCVEKQSDSPFSQLFWITAQAKLCPCEGSSLNKEMLETNKCYMLDCGAEIFVWMGRNTSITERKKSISVTEDLLRNQGRSMTTHLTFLTEGLETSIFRSYFKNWPQVVEPKLYEEGRGKVAAIFKQQGYDVKELPDEEDCQPYINCRGKLKVWRINGEQPTLIPDPEQTKLFSGDCYIVQYTYPGNGRDEHLFYAWLGRDSVPDDRADAISHMNAIADSSKRDPVLVQVIQDKEPLLFFSIFQTVIIFKGGLSKRYKNLIAEKGILDETYDEQKTALFRVQGISPENMQAIQVDQVSNSLNSSYCYILQTGTSIFTWIGNLSSTVDHALLDRMLELINPTWQPISVREGSEPDIFWNALGGKTEYPRQKELKQHVEDPHLFTLTCADGDFKVKEIYNFAQDDLTTEDVLILDCHEEIHVWIGSHSNVKSKQQAILLGMKFLQTDPLVEGLSSETPIYVITEGREPLFFTRFFEWDSSKANMHGNSFERRLAILKGKKQNLEVHTSKSWKASSKETTPDGLRSKSVSSNGRNSTSPVSSASVTHFNSSTNYQISSPAPTARKLFPGSPFHDSAGSPKAEAESPSQAAVLAQVDGNDASENSVIYPYERLKVNSSDPVTDIDVTKREGYLSDGEFQEKFGMRKKAFYELPKWRQNKLKISLHLF